A genomic region of Anopheles coustani chromosome 3, idAnoCousDA_361_x.2, whole genome shotgun sequence contains the following coding sequences:
- the LOC131259520 gene encoding tyrosine-protein kinase Shark — MNREENLCWFHGKISREDAEDILRREGSDGVFLVRESSSSEGDYVLSVLFMGEVVHYAIRRHGDDAFFSIHDHTPIHGLDSLIEHYQKEKGNLVTRLQVICRNEPPPHDVRSHGTTNLLHRATKESNYTVVSELLKCGYRNIDSKNQDGQTAVHLACLHADDKILQKLIERGANINSRDAKGNTPLHYACAKRNGLEMVRMLVSASANLQARNSDTGWVPLHEAANNGNLETIKEMLRHHVPHRPRSNFGEMPSDLARHRGHYQVVEYLNQYNPRDPITRREHWYHGTLERMAAVDSLKAHSKTKRGQQHNKENSGPAENGAESSSGTYLVRYSAKQNVDVLTMLYDDEPKHFIIQRQQDWLYIDEGPFMNSLEHLIEHYTRFSDGLPVNLRHPVPPGPKPPIPTFATIPKSKHRINRAATEGGAPGSSSSSFLSSLVGSNGVGTSSSTLTSMFRKSSESATLQPAKGGGPNSGLPGAPMRNLSVPNDAMMQMNRVGLFERSPERPPNRSPKGGRGEVDEQKSTATLKKTFMEGMRSLRKSKQKPKTPSGGDPTDANGRVSSGSTGDHSINSVGLGLPPTTASPSSSSIEPTVSPSKLLQQLKFSSDFNLVASCAAADDIYKIPTNNCAIVDIDIGEPPVTGVAPVPISPPVLSSSTYPADVPPTDDAPPAIPPKLSNTSLDSVNNNVHDTTPASSTDYFTQSDDPVHSNRMPDEESEDIYFVEVPIPPPLSLLPTRPPLVGAEGPAPVSSNNNDEGAGPPPAIKPAPTNYVMTRNVPIFSSVSVEECQSPTSPTNGGALRASRLFERLDSTQSAFSRASVLSGESVFFSMFQQNERASQVDGPNYFIPKECIHPEVTLGRGEFGYVYQGYLEPWPVETTAGSSNGSVSPPIKMLGMGRLPVAIKKVLDNQERRERTDFLREASVMIRLRHHCIVRLIGICKGPPLIMVQELIPLGSMLVYITKHKATIVPHQEMMIWAAQIASGMQYLEEQHFVHRDLAARNILLANKYQAKISDFGLSRAIGAGQEYYRASQGGKWPIKWYAPESFNYGTFSHASDVWSFGVTLWEMFSYGAPPYHDMKGVDVITLIEAGQRLAKPDACPDKVFAVMRNCWQYNPKQRPTFKFLHRFFSDDIAYQNLQELVGAGTEINANSATISSSPPNNVGAITGGGDNVAAITPSTV, encoded by the exons ATGAATCGGGAGGAGAACCTATGCTGGTTCCATGGCAAGATATCGCGCGAAGACGCAGAGGACATCCTAAGGCGCG AGGGCAGTGATGGGGTGTTTCTGGTGCGCGAAAGCTCCTCCTCCGAGGGTGACTATGTGCTGTCGGTGCTATTCATGGGTGAGGTGGTGCACTATGCTATCCGGCGCCACGGGGACGACGCGTTCTTCTCTATCCACGATCACACACCGATCCACGGTCTCGACTCGCTGATCGAGCACTATCAGAAGGAGAAGGGCAACCTGGTGACGCGGTTGCAGGTGATCTGCCGGAACGAACCACCACCGCACGATGTCCGCAGCCATGGTACGACCAACCTGTTGCACCGGGCGACAAAGGAGAGCAATTATACCGTCGTCTCGGAGTTGCTGAAGTGTGGGTATAGAAACATTGACTCCAAAAATCAGGACGGCCAGACGGCGGTTCATCTGGCGTGCCTGCATGCGGACGATAAGATCCTTCAGAAGTTGATCGAACGGGGTGCGAACATCAACAGCCGCGATGCAAAAGGCAACACGCCACTTCAT TACGCATGCGCCAAACGGAACGGGCTAGAAATGGTACGGATGTTGGTGAGCGCGTCCGCTAATCTACAGGCACGCAACAGCGATACAGGCTGGGTACCTTTGCACGAAGCGGCAAACAACGGGAATCTGGAAACGATCAAAGAAATGTTGCGCCACCATGTCCCACACCGGCCGCGATCAAACTTTGGCGAAATGCCGTCCGACCTGGCGCGTCACCGTGGCCATTATCAGGTGGTGGAGTACCTCAATCAGTATAATCCACGGGATCCCATCACACGCCGGGAGCACTGGTACCACGGAACGTTGGAGCGCATGGCGGCCGTCGACAGTCTCAAAGCGCACAGCAAGACCAAGCGAGGGCAGCAGCACAACAAGGAGAACAGCGGGCCGGCGGAGAACGGTGCGGAATCCAGCTCCGGTACGTACCTGGTGCGCTACTCGGCCAAACAGAACGTGGACGTGCTGACGATGTTATACGACGACGAGCCAAAGCATTTCATAATCCAGCGTCAACAGGATTGGCTGTACATTGACGAGGGTCCGTTTATGAACTCGCTCGAACACCTGATCGAGCACTACACCCGGTTTTCCGATGGGCTGCCGGTTAACTTGCGCCACCCGGTACCGCCTGGTCCGAAGCCACCCATTCCCACGTTCGCCACCATACCGAAGTCGAAGCATCGAATAAATCGAGCCGCAACGGAAGGGGGCGCTCCTGGATCATCCTCGTCCTCGTTCCTTTCATCGCTCGTCGGTTCGAACGGGGTCGGAACTTCTTCCAGTACACTCACGAGCATGTTTCGCAAATCGAGCGAAAGTGCCACACTACAACCGGCAAAGGGTGGCGGACCTAACAGCGGACTGCCTGGTGCTCCGATGCGGAATCTTTCCGTGCCGAACGATGCGATGATGCAGATGAATCGGGTCGGATTGTTCGAGCGCAGCCCGGAACGGCCACCGAACAGAAGCCCCAAAGGAGGACGCGGAGAAGTCGACGAACAAAAGTCGACGGCGACGCTGAAGAAAACGTTCATGGAAGGCATGCGAAGTCTGCgcaaaagcaagcaaaaaccgaaaacaccTTCCGGTGGTGATCCTACCGATGCGAACGGACGCGTGTCATCGGGTAGCACCGGTGATCATTCAATTAATTCGGTTGGGCTTGGTTTGCCGCCTACAACAGCCTCGCCCTCGTCCTCCTCCATCGAACCCACCGTAAGTCCGTCGAAGTTGCTGCAGCAGTTGAAGTTTTCTTCCGACTTTAACCTGGTGGCCAGCTGTGCCGCGGCCGATGATATCTACAAAATTCCGACCAACAACTGTGCCATCGTGGACATTGACATCGGTGAACCGCCGGTCACCGGCGTCGCTCCAGTACCAATCTCTCCCCCGGTGCTCAGTTCTTCGACATACCCGGCGGATGTTCCGCCCACCGATGACGCTCCACCGGCCATTCCTCCGAAGCTGTCCAACACTTCGCTCGATAGTGTCAACAATAACGTCCACGATACTACACCGGCCAGTAGCACCGACTACTTCACTCAAAGCGATGATCCGGTTCACTCCAACCGAATGCCGGACGAGGAAAGCGAAGACATCTACTTCGTGGAGGTACCGATTCCACCCCCGCTGTCGTTGCTTCCTACGCGTCCACCACTTGTGGGGGCGGAGGGACCTGCACCAGTGTCGAGTAATAACAACGACGAAGGAGCGGGGCCACCACCCGCGATTAAGCCCGCCCCAACGAACTACGTCATGACACGGAACGTGCCGATCTTTAGCAGCGTCTCGGTGGAAGAGTGTCAATCACCGACCTCCCCGACGAACGGTGGCGCCCTACGGGCGAGCCGGTTATTCGAGCGGCTCGATTCGACCCAATCTGCATTCAGCAGGGCGAGCGTACTGTCCGGTGAGAGTGTCTTCTTCTCCATGTTTCAACAGAACGAACGGGCCTCCCAGGTGGACGGTCCGAACTATTTCATCCCGAAGGAGTGCATCCACCCGGAGGTTACGCTGGGACGGGGTGAGTTCGGGTACGTGTACCAGGGCTACCTGGAACCGTGGCCAGTGGAAACGACGGCGGGCAGCAGCAACGGTTCCGTTAGTCCTCCGATCAAAATGCTCGGCATGGGTCGGCTTCCAGTGGCGATCAAGAAGGTGCTGGACAATCAGGAACGCCGCGAGCGGACGGATTTTCTGCGCGAAGCGAGCGTCATGATACGGCTGCGGCATCACTGCATCGTGCGTCTCATCGGTATCTGCAAGGGTCCACCGTTGATTATGGTGCAGGAACTGATCCCGCTCGGTTCGATGCTCGTGTACATCACGAAGCACAAGGCCACGATCGTTCCGCACCAGGAGATGATGATCTGGGCGGCACAAATTGCCAGCG GCATGCAGTACCTGGAGGAGCAACATTTCGTGCACCGGGATCTGGCGGCCCGCAATATCCTGCTCGCGAACAAGTACCAAGCCAAAATATCCGACTTTGGGCTGTCGCGAGCCATCGGTGCCGGGCAGGAGTACTACCGTGCTAGTCAGGGCGGCAAGTGGCCCATCAAATG GTATGCACCGGAAAGCTTCAACTACGGTACGTTCTCGCACGCCAGCGACGTGTGGTCGTTCGGAGTGACGCTGTGGGAGATGTTCTCGTACGGCGCCCCACCCTATCACGACATGAAGGGCGTCGACGTGATCACGCTAATCGAGGCGGGCCAGCGGCTGGCCAAGCCGGACGCCTGCCCGGACAAGGTGTTCGCGGTAATGCGCAACTGCTGGCAGTACAACCCGAAGCAGCGACCGACCTTCAAGTTCCTGCATCGGTTCTTCTCCGATGACATCGCGTACCAGAACCTGCAGGAGCTGGTCGGAGCGGGCACAGAAATCAACGCCAACAGTGCGACCATTTCGTCATCTCCGCCGAACAACGTCGGCGCCATTACCGGAGGCGGGGACAATGTGGCTGCCATCACCCCGTCGACGGTGTAG